The following coding sequences are from one Candidatus Nitrohelix vancouverensis window:
- a CDS encoding group 1 truncated hemoglobin yields MNQKSLYERLGGYDGLTVFANDLLPRLQTDAQLGRFWQNRGDDGIAREKQLLIDYLCAVTGGPMYYTGRDMKTTHKGMKISENDWALFLEHAGETMKNLKVPAQECDEVVSFVLSLKPDIVES; encoded by the coding sequence GTGAATCAGAAATCGCTTTACGAACGCCTTGGGGGTTACGATGGTCTCACTGTTTTTGCAAATGATTTGCTCCCACGTTTGCAAACAGACGCTCAATTAGGCCGCTTTTGGCAAAATCGCGGGGACGATGGCATCGCCAGGGAAAAACAATTACTGATCGATTATTTATGTGCAGTGACCGGCGGACCCATGTATTACACGGGCCGGGATATGAAGACAACGCATAAAGGGATGAAAATCAGCGAAAATGATTGGGCCCTATTCCTAGAGCACGCCGGAGAGACGATGAAGAACTTAAAGGTTCCAGCGCAAGAATGTGATGAGGTCGTCTCCTTCGTACTGAGTCTGAAACCAGATATCGTTGAATCATAA